Proteins found in one Neomonachus schauinslandi chromosome 1, ASM220157v2, whole genome shotgun sequence genomic segment:
- the HHATL gene encoding protein-cysteine N-palmitoyltransferase HHAT-like protein codes for MSIKTALPAAELGLYSLVLSGALAYAGRGLLEASQDGAHRKAFRESVRPGWEYIGRKMDVADFEWVMWFTSFRNIIVFALSGHVLFAKLCTMVAPQLRSWMYAVYGALAVLGTMGPWYLGLLLGHCVSLYVASLLGQPWLCLGLGLASLASFKLDPLISWQSGFVTGTFDLQEVLFHGGSGFTVLRCTSFALESCAHPDRRYSLADLLKYNFYLPFFFFGPIMTFDRFHAQMSQVEPVRREGELWRIRAQGGLSVVAIVAVDIFFHFFYILTIPSDLKFANRLPESALAGLAYSNLVYDWVKAAVLFGVVNTVARLDHLDPPQPPKCITALYVFAETHFDRGINDWLCKYVYDHIGGEHSKVIPELGATVATFAITTLWLGPCDTVYLWSFLNCFGLNFELWVQKLAEWGPLAQIEASLSEQMSRRVRALFGAMNFWAIIMYNLVSLNSLEFTELVARRLLLTGFPQTTLAVLFVTYCGVQLVKERERTLALEEEQKQDKEKPE; via the exons ATGAGCATCAAGACAGCATTGCCCGCGGCGGAGCTGGGCTTATACTCCCTGGTGCTGAGTGGGGCTCTGGCCTATGCTGGTCGGGGTCTCCTTGAAGCTTCACAAG ATGGGGCCCACAGGAAGGCTTTCCGGGAATCTGTGAGACCTGGCTGGGAGTATATTGGCCGGAAGATG GACGTGGCTGACTTCGAGTGGGTGATGTGGTTCACCTCCTTCCGAAACATCATCGTCTTCGCCCTCTCTGGACATGTGCTGTTTGCTAAACTCTGCACGATGGTTGCCCCCCAG CTCCGCTCCTGGATGTATGCCGTGTATGGGGCCCTGGCTGTGCTGGGCACGATGGGCCCTTGGTACCTGGGGCTGCTGCTTGGCCACTGTGTCAGCCTCTATGTGGCCTCACTTTTGGGCCAGCCCTGGCTCTGTCTTGGCCTCGGCCTGGCCAGCCTTGCCTCCTTCAAGCTGGATCCCCTCATCTCCTGGCAG AGCGGGTTTGTAACAGGCACTTTTGATCTTCAAGAGGTGCTGTTTCACGGGGGCAGCGGTTTCACCGTGCTGCGTTGTACCAGCTTTGCGCTGGAGAGCTGTGCCCACCCTGACCGCCGCTACTCCCTAGCTGACCTGCTCAAGTACAATTTCTAcctgcctttcttcttcttcgGGCCCATCATGACCTTTGATCGCTTCCACGCCCAG ATGAGCCAGGTGGAGCCGGTGAGGCGCGAGGGTGAGCTGTGGCGCATCCGGGCCCAGGGCGGCCTCAGCGTCGTGGCCATCGTGGCCGTGGACATCTTCTTCCACttcttctacatcctcaccaTCCCCAGTGACCTCAAGTTTGCCAACCGCCTCCCAGAGAGCGCCCTCG CTGGCCTAGCCTACTCAAACCTGGTGTACGACTGGGTGAAGGCGGCCGTCCTCTTCGGCGTGGTCAACACAGTGGCGCGCCTTGACCACTTGGACCCTCCCCAGCCTCCGAAGTGCATCACCGCTCTCTATGTCTTCGCCGAAAC gcACTTTGACCGTGGCATCAACGACTGGCTTTGCAA GTATGTGTATGACCACATTGGTGGGGAGCACTCCAAGGTGATTCCAGAGCTGGGGGCCACCGTGGCCACCTTTGCCATCACTACTCTGTGGCTTGGACCTTGTGATACTGTTTACCTGTGGTCATTCCTTAACTGCTTTGGCCTCAACTTTGAACTCTGGGTGCAGAAGCTGGCCGAGTGGGGGCCCCTAGCACAAATTGAG GCCTCTCTGTCGGAGCAGATGTCTCGCAGGGTCCGGGCCCTCTTTGGGGCCATGAACTTCTGGGCCATCATCATGTACAACCTTGTAAGCCTGAACAGTCTTGAGTTCACAGAGCTGGTTGCCAGGCGCCTGCTACTCACAG GGTTCCCCCAGACCACTCTGGCCGTCCTATTTGTCACCTACTGTGGTGTCCAGCTGGTGAAGGAGCGAGAGCGAACCCTGGCCCTagaggaggagcagaagcaggACAAAGAGAAGCCGGAGtag
- the KLHL40 gene encoding kelch-like protein 40: MTLGLEQAEEQRLYQQTLLQDGLKDMLDHGKFLDCVVRVGEREFPCHRLVLAACSPYFRARFLAEPERAGELRLEEVSPAVVAQVLHYLYTSEIALDEASVQDLFAAAHRFQIPSIFTICVSFLQKRLCLANCLAVFRLGLLLDCARLAVAARDFICARFSLVARDADFLGLSADELIAIISSDGLNVEKEEAVFEAVMRWAGSGDAKTQEERQRALPTVFESVRCRLLPRAFLESRVEKHPLVRAQPELLRKVQMVKDAHEGRLTVLRKKKKDTGKEAAGAKAAGKGTGEAKAEDDEEEAERIIPGILNDTLRFGMFLQDLIFMLSEEGAVAYDPAANECYCASLSTQIPKNHVSLVTKENQVFVAGGLFYNEDNKEDPMSAYFLQFDHLDSEWLGMPPLPSPRCLFGLGKALNSIYVVGGRELKDGERSLDSVMCYDRQSFKWGESDPLPYAVYGHAVLSHMDLVYVLGGKGSDRKCLKKMCVYDPKKFEWTELAPMQTARSLFGATIHDGRIFVAAGVTDTGLTSSAEVYSIADNKWAPFEAFPQERSSLSLVSLAGTLYAIGGFATLETESGELVPTELNDIWRYNEDEKKWEGILREIAYAAGATCLPVRLNVLRLTKM, encoded by the exons ATGACGCTGGGCTTGGAGCAGGCGGAGGAGCAGCGTCTGTACCAGCAGACGCTCCTGCAGGACGGGCTCAAGGACATGCTGGACCACGGCAAGTTCCTCGACTGTGTGGTGCGGGTGGGGGAGCGCGAGTTCCCGTGCCACCGCCTGGTGCTGGCCGCCTGCAGCCCCTACTTCCGGGCGCGCTTCCTGGCCGAGCCTGAGCGCGCGGGCGAGCTGCGCCTGGAGGAGGTGTCCCCGGCCGTGGTGGCGCAGGTGCTGCACTACCTGTACACGTCGGAGATCGCGCTGGACGAGGCGAGCGTGCAGGACTTGTTCGCCGCGGCGCACCGCTTCCAGATCCCGTCCATCTTCACCATCTGCGTGTCCTTCCTACAGAAGCGCCTGTGTCTCGCCAACTGCCTGGCCGTCTTCCGCCTTGGCCTCCTGCTCGACTGCGCGCGCCTGGCCGTGGCCGCCCGCGACTTCATCTGCGCGCGCTTCTCGCTCGTGGCGCGCGACGCCGACTTCCTCGGGCTCTCGGCCGACGAGCTCATCGCCATCATCTCCAGCGACGGCCTCAACGTGGAGAAGGAGGAGGCCGTGTTCGAGGCGGTGATGCGGTGGGCGGGCAGCGGCGACGCCAAGACGCAGGAGGAGCGCCAGCGCGCGCTGCCCACCGTCTTCGAGAGCGTGCGCTGCCGCCTGCTGCCGCGGGCCTTCCTGGAGAGCCGCGTGGAGAAGCACCCCCTCGTGCGCGCCCAGCCCGAGCTGCTGCGCAAGGTGCAGATGGTGAAGGACGCGCACGAGGGCCGCCTCACCGTGCTGCGCAAGAAGAAGAAGGACACGGGGAAGGAGGCAGCCGGGGCCAAGGCTGCTGGCAAGGGCACGGGCGAAGCCAAGGCAGAGGACGACGAGGAGGAGGCTGAACGCATCATCCCCGGGATCCTCAATGACACTCTGCGCTTTGGCATGTTCCTGCAGGACCTCATCttcatgctcagtgaggaggggGCCGTGGCCTATGACCCAGCGGCCAACGAGTGCTACTGTGCTTCGCTCTCCACCCAGATCCCTAAGAACCACGTCAGCCTTGTGACCAAGGAGAACCAGGTCTTTGTGGCTGGGGGCCTCTTCTACAACGAGGACAACAAGGAGGACCCCATGAGTGCTTACTTCTTGCAG TTTGACCACCTGGACTCCGAGTGGCTGGGGATGCCGCCGCTGCCCTCGCCGCGCTGCCTCTTCGGCCTGGGAAAGGCTCTCAACTCCATCTACGTGGTCGGCGGCCGAGAGCTCAAGGACGGCGAGCGCAGCCTAGACTCGGTCATGTGCTACGACCGGCA GTCGTTCAAATGGGGCGAATCGGATCCGCTGCCGTATGCCGTGTACGGCCACGCGGTGCTCTCCCACATGGACCTGGTCTACGTCCTTGGCGGCAAAGGCAGCGACAG gaagtGCCTGAAGAAGATGTGTGTCTACGACCCTAAGAAGTTCGAGTGGACCGAGCTGGCCCCCATGCAGACTGCGCGCTCCCTCTTCGGGGCCACCATCCACGATGGCCGCATTTTTGTAGCCGCCGGCGTCACAGACACGGGGCTGACCAGTTCAGCTGAAGTGTACAGCATCGCGGACAACAA gtGGGCACCCTTTGAGGCCTTCCCACAGGAACGCAGCTCGCTCAGCCTGGTCAGCCTGGCAGGCACCCTGTACGCCATCGGTGGCTTTGCCACGCTGGAGACCGAGTCTGGAGAGTTGGTCCCCACAGAGCTCAACGACATCTGGAG atatAATGAGGACGAGAAGAAGTGGGAGGGCATCCTGAGGGAGATAGCCTATGCAGCCGGCGCCACCTGCCTACCCGTTCGGCTCAACGTGCTGCGCCTGACCAAGATGTGA